In Deltaproteobacteria bacterium, the following are encoded in one genomic region:
- a CDS encoding TlpA family protein disulfide reductase, protein MALTRKKIIIPLLFIAGLVLAYMVQEGGRHGERRQISKGPASAEIQAPDFTVRDLEGKEVSLSDFRGSLVFLNFWATWCPPCREEMPSIERLYKLMQGKPFHILAVSVDNDAGVVERFRKSRGYTFPMFIDDQQKAARLYQTTGVPETFIISPEGKILNKIIGPEEWSTGKPLAYLQELLPKL, encoded by the coding sequence ATGGCTTTGACTCGAAAGAAAATTATCATCCCATTGCTCTTCATTGCCGGGCTTGTCCTTGCGTATATGGTTCAGGAGGGAGGCCGCCATGGCGAAAGGAGACAGATCAGCAAAGGTCCTGCGTCTGCGGAGATACAGGCCCCCGATTTTACCGTCCGTGACCTTGAGGGGAAGGAGGTTTCCCTCTCGGATTTCCGCGGCAGCCTGGTTTTCCTGAATTTCTGGGCGACCTGGTGTCCCCCCTGCCGTGAGGAAATGCCGTCCATTGAGCGTCTTTATAAACTGATGCAAGGGAAACCTTTCCATATCCTGGCCGTTAGTGTCGACAACGATGCCGGTGTGGTGGAGCGGTTTCGCAAGAGCCGGGGCTATACCTTTCCCATGTTCATCGACGATCAGCAAAAGGCGGCCAGACTCTATCAGACGACGGGGGTGCCGGAGACGTTTATTATCAGTCCTGAAGGCAAAATCTTAAATAAAATTATCGGACCGGAAGAGTGGTCAACAGGGAAACCCCTTGCCTATCTTCAGGAACTCTTGCCCAAGTTATAG
- a CDS encoding YbhB/YbcL family Raf kinase inhibitor-like protein — translation MAFEITSPVFQQEKMIPPRYTCDGENISPVLSWRSPPPGTESYALICEDPDAPAGMWVHWVVYNIPAKSRGFPEAIPAQGQLADGTCEGINDFRRVGYGGPCPPAGTHRYYFKLYALDSRLDLPPGANRSALLHAMEGHILGETVLIGRYKRLR, via the coding sequence ATGGCATTTGAGATCACCAGCCCGGTTTTTCAGCAGGAAAAGATGATTCCTCCCCGGTATACCTGTGACGGAGAAAACATCTCTCCCGTTTTGTCATGGCGTTCCCCGCCTCCGGGGACCGAGTCGTATGCCCTGATCTGTGAGGACCCCGATGCTCCGGCCGGGATGTGGGTCCACTGGGTGGTCTATAATATTCCGGCGAAAAGCAGGGGATTTCCGGAAGCGATTCCGGCACAAGGACAGCTTGCCGATGGTACCTGCGAGGGGATCAACGATTTCAGACGGGTCGGTTACGGCGGTCCCTGCCCGCCGGCCGGAACGCACCGTTATTATTTCAAGTTATATGCGCTGGACAGCAGGCTCGATCTGCCTCCCGGCGCGAACAGATCGGCGTTGTTACATGCGATGGAAGGACACATACTTGGAGAAACGGTCCTGATCGGCCGTTATAAACGTTTACGATAA
- a CDS encoding DegQ family serine endoprotease, whose product MVSFVELVKKEKPAVVNISTTQVVKQGGFNHPRMRQGRNPLDDFFGDDFFRRFFGDQPPHEFKSKSLGSGFIIDKAGYILTNNHVIENATEITVKLSNEKEFKAKLIGRDPKTDIALIKIDDKDDLPVVNIGDSDKLQIGEWVVAIGNPFGLEQTVTAGIVSAKGRVIGSGPYDNFIQTDASINPGNSGGPLFNVHGEVIGINTAIVAGGQGIGFAIPINVAMKILPQLKEKGSVTRGWLGVMVQHITPDLAESMNLKNIDGALVANIVKGGPAEKAGLERGDVIIKFDGKKIGKMRDLPSLVASTPVGKKVEVVLLRKGKSKTLVVKIGKLQEKKTVQQAVESVGDLGIKVQGITPELADYFDLQTNEGVVVVDVERYSPGAEAGIRRGDIIQEVNQKPVRTIQDYRKALSLKKKGEPSLFWVKRGANTLYFAVRGEKK is encoded by the coding sequence ATGGTCTCTTTCGTCGAGCTGGTCAAGAAGGAAAAGCCCGCTGTGGTGAATATCAGTACAACGCAGGTGGTGAAACAGGGGGGCTTTAACCACCCCCGGATGAGGCAGGGCCGGAACCCGCTGGATGATTTTTTCGGCGATGATTTTTTCCGGAGATTTTTCGGGGATCAGCCGCCCCATGAGTTTAAATCGAAAAGCTTAGGCTCCGGTTTCATTATCGATAAGGCGGGATATATCCTGACGAACAACCATGTCATCGAAAACGCGACGGAGATTACGGTCAAGCTCTCCAATGAAAAGGAGTTTAAAGCCAAATTGATCGGGCGTGACCCGAAGACCGATATCGCCTTGATCAAGATCGACGATAAAGATGATCTGCCGGTGGTGAATATCGGGGATTCCGACAAGCTCCAGATCGGCGAATGGGTGGTGGCCATCGGCAACCCCTTCGGCCTGGAACAGACCGTGACGGCCGGTATCGTCAGCGCCAAGGGGCGTGTCATCGGATCCGGTCCTTATGATAACTTTATCCAGACCGATGCCTCCATCAACCCCGGCAACAGCGGGGGTCCCCTTTTCAACGTCCATGGAGAGGTGATCGGCATTAACACGGCCATCGTGGCCGGTGGACAGGGGATCGGGTTTGCCATCCCCATCAATGTGGCCATGAAGATCCTGCCGCAATTGAAAGAGAAGGGGAGTGTGACCCGGGGATGGCTGGGTGTGATGGTTCAGCACATCACCCCCGATCTTGCCGAGAGTATGAATCTGAAGAATATCGACGGTGCCCTTGTTGCGAATATCGTCAAAGGGGGACCGGCGGAAAAAGCCGGATTGGAGCGAGGGGATGTGATCATCAAGTTCGATGGGAAAAAGATCGGCAAGATGCGGGATCTCCCTTCGCTGGTTGCCTCCACACCCGTCGGGAAAAAAGTCGAGGTTGTTTTGCTGCGCAAAGGGAAAAGCAAGACCCTTGTCGTAAAAATCGGAAAATTGCAGGAGAAAAAGACCGTGCAGCAGGCAGTGGAAAGCGTCGGTGATCTGGGGATCAAGGTCCAGGGAATCACACCGGAACTGGCCGATTATTTTGATCTGCAGACGAATGAAGGGGTTGTCGTCGTCGATGTGGAGCGATACAGTCCGGGAGCGGAGGCCGGGATCCGGCGGGGAGATATCATTCAGGAGGTGAATCAGAAACCGGTCCGAACGATTCAGGACTATCGGAAGGCTCTGAGCTTGAAGAAGAAGGGTGAGCCCTCGCTCTTCTGGGTCAAACGGGGAGCGAACACACTTTACTTTGCCGTCCGAGGTGAGAAAAAATAA
- a CDS encoding DUF4388 domain-containing protein encodes MAHFADGYTLEDILLITSLQQKTGELTLETERGKGTLRFLNGNIVDSDAPSSTAIGDLLVLKGMVTLQDVEHSLHKQRTNPESGKIGKIFVENGKVDNYCIQTMVKEQIFSAIQDFSTWKNVCFTFQEKEVVASDDIHVSLTDIIDRMAVD; translated from the coding sequence ATGGCCCATTTCGCTGACGGATACACACTGGAAGATATACTCTTGATCACCTCTTTGCAACAGAAAACAGGCGAACTGACTTTGGAGACGGAACGGGGGAAGGGGACGCTGCGGTTTCTCAACGGCAATATCGTTGATTCCGATGCGCCGAGTTCAACGGCCATCGGAGATCTCCTCGTTTTGAAAGGAATGGTTACGTTACAGGATGTTGAACACTCTCTGCATAAGCAGAGGACCAACCCGGAAAGCGGCAAAATCGGCAAGATCTTTGTCGAAAACGGGAAAGTCGATAATTATTGTATCCAGACCATGGTCAAGGAGCAGATCTTTTCGGCCATCCAGGATTTCAGTACCTGGAAGAACGTCTGTTTTACCTTCCAGGAAAAAGAGGTTGTTGCCTCCGATGATATCCATGTCAGCCTCACCGATATTATCGACCGGATGGCCGTCGATTAG